A DNA window from Andrena cerasifolii isolate SP2316 chromosome 16, iyAndCera1_principal, whole genome shotgun sequence contains the following coding sequences:
- the LOC143377449 gene encoding uncharacterized protein LOC143377449 isoform X10, with protein MARRKSLNRRLSRYSRNSTGSAFLDPDTENLGDEQPYWWKNLENNTVMRPSMSSNTPNQTSPILDPNSRIDSGKPQDGWWKVLETTDIADDAKLTMPTTKPDADNNIVTTSESDEEPRIIKRKVTLRSAARKLRSDPFMNIVESEMSDKKSTDESPTNKSGSINKGTTRSRRVNKIPESSSDQSHSTDVILKSKPTLFKRKHKDRQRNVFDDVLKENELLTPKKRKSLILSPHSKTGTLMENKITKSPIVKQGRAGQLALSFENDHDLSRLPNPEAQSTLLESSSSMHGSNKDTNNSEMEARVLKPKSTFLKRLKRGGDKNVFADIFAEEETHNDVEISKGKEKGTDANAEASKNNSVGQEGGSFRGPQSTPSNVVNEIRTGDAKATKGSRSTETITSPAQDPRGSIEPNASAPASIASSDTSDKSQDHNTFLKPRSTFLTKSRKRSGRNIFQEILEEDDNVDALRQSGSDALIDRTKEDLRMKNQATGAPEKRRHEIIDQESNIGSDELHLELAGSSDEDIAWPDGNNAKETSKLCRSTYDSDIEFSELGSELKEKRQRRSALNVSPEIPEISNQRTASLPRIINEASISGGSGTLNVRPRESASDVSVSVTSKHEEGNRTKSPSRNQHERDILEENKGSSHKLYPPLSIDISDDIDQESEVIEGTRRKGTSKLGKPSFRSAIDDSESDDLQSTPSRPSKKLRTSIRQLTVVTPRDSDLEPVLSTPKRQSKSLSKSQKLLSSRVISEDEAEEVQTTSKTPSRSLSKSQKLLSSRVISEAEVEDVQATPKRQSKSLSKSQKWLSSRVVSEDEPGDVQETTKRQTRSLSKSQKLLSSRVISEDEVEEVQATPKRQSKSLSKSQKRLSSRVVSEDEPEDVQETTKRQTRSLSKSQKLLSSRVISEDEVEEVQATLKRQSGGLSKSQKLLSSRVISEDEAEEVQTTPKRQSRSLSKSQKLLSSRVVSEDEPEEVQATSKRQSGGLSKSQKLLSSRVISEDEVEEVQATSKRQSGRLSKSQKLLSSRVISEAEVEDVQATPKRQSRSLSKSQKLLSSRVISEDEPEEVQATSKTPSRSLSKSQKLLSSRVISEDEAEEVQTTPKTPSRSLSKSQKLLSSRVISEDEAEEVQTTSERQRRSSSRSQKWLSTRVTSEDEAEEIQRPRKTRESEIVNKAQKRSILNAITESEAEHPKTPERRSKVLSKSRNDTSSAANQIEPCEVDGGAKRQSKSISRVERQLTVSIVNISETKEVESSQQKHSRNFMSREPTVLPTRGDSQLTVPITGESNMHRVQEEEEEEEGGIDAGVESFSATRRSEQRIAFNPNVTKDREDEDLLNVSSKNVKEAKEVSRNDARQNVGENRSVTSGKAKGSVGSTRMSTKRGKDSLRGQRNIEDFLNVRKAVPASQVFDDTQKAEKFKRKLEEIKKRIMDDMTPSGNSNESKLPLQQKKPSNLMKTAKATQKRRPAKPIHKAFLVNGQVYKVPRLPRPQHWVTDRLYKYLWKRLEPKHTLQTRVISEKFVRQLSNVMRFIVKQKSYTSYRAELYALMKEMARLGIIRTRHEFYTFCHEFFPYELRVKVIPMLLPGNKRNIPYDMNKLHEPLLRS; from the exons ATGGCTAGACGCAAAAGTTTAAATAGACGTTTATCGAGATACAGCAGAAACAGTACTGGTTCTGCTTTTCTGGATCCCGATACAGAAAATTTGGGCGATG AACAACCATATTGGTGGAAGAATCTGGAGAACAATACTGTAATGCGACCGTCTATGTCTTCCAATACACCAAATCAAACAAGTCCTATCTTGGATCCTAATTCGCGAATCGATTCAGGCAAGCCACAAGATGGATGGTGGAAAGTATTGGAAACGACAGATATTGCGGATGATGCCAAGCTGACAATGCCTACTACGAAACCAG ATGCCGATAATAATATAGTCACAACGTCGGAGTCCGACGAAGAACCTAGAATTATAAAAAGGAAAGTTACCTTGCGCTCAGCGGCAAGGAAATTACGGAGTGATCCTTTCATGAATATTGTGGAGTCTGAAATGTCAGACAAAAAAAGTACAGACGAAAGTCCTACGAATAAATCTGGGTCCATCAATAAGGGTACTACCAGGTCTAGGCGGGTAAACAAGATTCCAGAAAGTAGTTCAGATCAAAGCCATAGCACGGATGTCATTTTGAAATCAAAGCCTACACTTTTTAAAAGAAAGCACAAGGACCGGCAGCGAAATGTATTTGACGATGTATTAAAAGAAAATGAGCTGCTGACTCCGAAAAAGAGAAAATCCTTAATACTATCGCCGCATAGTAAGACTGGAACGTTGatggaaaataaaataactaaatcCCCAATTGTGAAACAAGGAAGGGCGGGTCAACTTGCATTATCCTTCGAGAATGACCACGATCTTTCGCGTCTTCCCAACCCAGAAGCGCAGAGTACGTTACTTGAAAGTTCTTCGTCTATGCACGGTAGTAACAAGGATACTAATAATAGCGAGATGGAAGCTCGCGTACTGAAACCAAAATCGACATTTCTAAAACGCCTTAAGAGAGGCGGGGATAAAAATGTGTTTGCCGATATATTTGCGGAGGAAGAAACTCATAACGACGTAGAAATAAGTAAGGGGAAAGAGAAGGGTACCGATGCGAATGCTGAAGCTTCGAAAAACAATTCGGTGGGACAGGAGGGTGGTTCGTTTCGAGGCCCGCAATCAACACCAAGTAATGTCGTAAATGAGATTAGGACCGGTGACGCGAAAGCAACAAAGGGGTCAAGATCAACCGAGACTATTACTTCACCGGCGCAGGATCCTAGAGGATCTATTGAACCAAATGCGTCAGCTCCGGCATCTATTGCGTCAAGCGATACCTCCGACAAGAGTCAAGAtcataatacttttttaaaaccGAGATCAACGTTCCTAACGAAATCGCGTAAACGTTCAGGGAGGAATATCTTTCAAGAGATCCTCGAGGAAGATGACAACGTCGATGCGCTTAGGCAATCTGGATCCGACGCTCTTATTGATCGCACGAAAGAAGATCTTAGGATGAAGAATCAAGCTACAGGAGCACCTGAAAAAAGAAGACATGAAATTATTGACCAAGAGAGCAACATTGGTTCGGATGAGTTACATCTAGAACTAGCAGGTTCCTCAGATGAAGATATTGCTTGGCCAGATGGAAATAATGCCAAGGAAACATCGAAATTGTGCAGGAGTACCTATGACAGTGACATAGAATTTTCTGAACTGGGTTCAGAACTGAAGGAAAAGCGACAACGTCGTTCGGCTTTAAACGTTTCCCCAGAGATCCCAGAAATATCGAATCAAAGAACTGCTAGTCTACCACGGATCATTAACGAAGCAAGTATAAGTGGAGGAAGCGGAACGTTGAACGTAAGGCCTCGAGAATCTGCGAGTGACGTCAGTGTGTCTGTTACATCGAAACACGAAGAAGGTAATCGTACTAAATCACCTTCGCGTAACCAACATGAACGCGATATATTAGAGGAGAACAAAGGGTCATCTCATAAGCTGTACCCGCCATTATCTATCGACATATCGGATGATATTGACCAGGAATCTGAAGTTATTGAAGGAACACGAAGGAAAGGTACAAGTAAATTGGGGAAACCATCATTTCGGTCTGCCATAGATGACTCTGAGTCGGACGACCTGCAGAGCACACCGAGCAGGCCCAGTAAGAAGTTAAGAACATCGATAAGACAGTTAACCGTAGTTACTCCCAGAGACTCTGATCTAGAACCGGTTCTTAGCACTCCGAAAAGGCAAAGCAAAAGTTTAAGTAAGTCGCAAAAGTTGTTAAGTTCGCGCGTTATCAGCGAGGATGAAGCGGAAGAGGTTCAAACAACTTCGAAAACGCCAAGTAGAAGTTTAAGTAAGTCGCAAAAGTTGTTAAGCTCGCGCGTTATCAGCGAGGCTGAAGTAGAAGATGTTCAAGCAACTCCGAAAAGGCAAAGCAAAAGTTTAAGTAAGTCGCAGAAATGGTTAAGCTCGCGCGTTGTCAGCGAGGATGAACCGGGAGATGTACAAGAAACAACAAAAAGACAAACTAGAAGTTTAAGTAAGTCGCAGAAGTTGTTAAGCTCGCGCGTTATCAGCGaggatgaagtggaagaggttcAAGCAACTCCGAAAAGGCAAAGCAAAAGTTTAAGTAAGTCGCAGAAACGGTTAAGCTCGCGCGTTGTCAGCGAGGATGAACCGGAAGATGTACAAGAAACAACAAAAAGACAAACTAGAAGTTTAAGTAAGTCGCAGAAGTTGTTAAGCTCGCGCGTTATCAGCGaggatgaagtggaagaggttcAAGCAACATTGAAAAGGCAAAGTGGAGGTTTAAGTAAGTCGCAAAAGTTGTTAAGCTCGCGCGTTATCAGCGAGGATGAAGCGGAAGAGGTTCAAACAACTCCGAAAAGGCAAAGCAGAAGTTTAAGTAAGTCGCAGAAGTTGTTAAGCTCGCGCGTTGTCAGCGAGGATGAACCGGAAGAGGTTCAAGCAACATCGAAAAGGCAAAGCGGAGGTTTAAGTAAGTCGCAAAAGTTGTTAAGCTCGCGCGTTATCAGCGaggatgaagtggaagaggttcAAGCAACATCGAAAAGGCAAAGTGGACGTTTAAGTAAGTCGCAAAAGTTGTTAAGCTCGCGCGTTATCAGCGAGGCTGAAGTAGAAGATGTTCAAGCAACTCCGAAAAGGCAAAGCAGAAGTTTAAGTAAGTCGCAGAAGTTGTTAAGCTCGCGCGTTATAAGCGAGGATGAACCGGAAGAG GTTCAAGCAACTTCGAAAACGCCAAGTAGAAGTTTAAGTAAGTCGCAAAAGTTGTTAAGCTCGCGCGTTATCAGCGAGGATGAAGCGGAAGAGGTTCAAACAACTCCGAAAACGCCAAGTAGAAGTTTAAGTAAGTCGCAGAAGTTGTTAAGCTCGCGTGTTATAAGCGAGGATGAAGCGGAAGAGGTTCAAACAACTTCGGAAAGGCAACGTAGAAGTTCGAGTAGGTCGCAGAAATGGTTAAGCACGCGCGTTACGAGCGAGGATGAAGCGGAAGAGATTCAGCGGCCTCGGAAAACAAGGGAAAGTGAGATTGTTAATAAAGCGCAAAAGCGGTCAATTTTGAATGCTATAACAGAGTCTGAGGCAGAACATCCTAAGACTCCGGAAAGACGGAGCAAAGTTTTAAGTAAGTCACGAAATGATACTTCCTCTGCTGCGAACCAGATAGAACCGTGTGAAGTTGACGGCGGGGCAAAGAGGCAGAGCAAAAGTATCAGTAGGGTGGAAAGACAATTAACTGTGAGCATTGTGAACATATCTGAGACAAAAGAAGTTGAAAGTAGTCAGCAGAAGCACAGTAGGAACTTTATGTCACGAGAACCAACTGTTTTACCTACCCGCGGCGATTCTCAATTGACTGTACCGATCACAGGCGAATCTAATATGCACAGAgttcaagaagaagaagaagaagaagaaggaggtaTAGATGCAGGAGTCGAGAGCTTTAGTGCTACGCGCAGATCAGAGCAGCGTATCGCATTTAATCCAAATGTTACTAAAGACAGAGAAGATGAGGATCTTTTGAACGTAAGTAGCAAGAATGTAAAGGAAGCGAAAGAGGTTTCGCGGAACGACGCGAGGCAAAACGTAGGAGAGAATCGCAGCGTTACGTCGGGTAAAGCTAAAGGTTCAGTGGGATCTACAAGGATGTCTACGAAGCGGGGTAAAGACTCATTGAGGGGTCAAAGGAATATCGAGGACTTTCTGAACGTGCGCAAGGCTGTCCCGGCGTCGCAAGTATTCGACGACACACAGAAAGCGGAGAAATTTAAGAGGAAGCTGGAGGAGATAAAGAAACGGATAATGGATGATATGACGCCCAGCGGGAACAGCAACGAAAGCAAGTTGCCCCTGCAGCAGAAGAAGCCGAGCAACTTAATGAAAACTGCGAAAGCAACGCAGAAGCGACGTCCTGCGAAACCGATTCACAAAGCGTTCTTAGTAAATGGACAGGTGTACAAGGTTCCCCGTCTTCCTCGTCCGCAGCATTGGGTCACGGACCGTCTCTATAAGTATCTGTGGAAGCGGTTGGAACCGAAGCACACACTACAGACCAGAGTGATCTCTGAAAAGTTTGTTCGCCAGTTGTCGAATGTAATGAGATTTATTGTCAAGCAGAAATCTTACACAAGTTACAGGGCCGAGCTGTACGCGCTGATGAAGGAAATGGCGCGGCTAGGTATTATTCGTACAAGACATGAATTTTACACTTTTTGCCATGAATTCTTCCCGTACGAGCTTCGCGTGAAGGTGATACCAATGCTGTTGCCGGGGAATAAGAGAAACATCCCTTATGATATGAATAAGTTACACGAACCCCTTCTTCGCTCGTAA
- the LOC143377449 gene encoding uncharacterized protein LOC143377449 isoform X7 encodes MARRKSLNRRLSRYSRNSTGSAFLDPDTENLGDEQPYWWKNLENNTVMRPSMSSNTPNQTSPILDPNSRIDSGKPQDGWWKVLETTDIADDAKLTMPTTKPDADNNIVTTSESDEEPRIIKRKVTLRSAARKLRSDPFMNIVESEMSDKKSTDESPTNKSGSINKGTTRSRRVNKIPESSSDQSHSTDVILKSKPTLFKRKHKDRQRNVFDDVLKENELLTPKKRKSLILSPHSKTGTLMENKITKSPIVKQGRAGQLALSFENDHDLSRLPNPEAQSTLLESSSSMHGSNKDTNNSEMEARVLKPKSTFLKRLKRGGDKNVFADIFAEEETHNDVEISKGKEKGTDANAEASKNNSVGQEGGSFRGPQSTPSNVVNEIRTGDAKATKGSRSTETITSPAQDPRGSIEPNASAPASIASSDTSDKSQDHNTFLKPRSTFLTKSRKRSGRNIFQEILEEDDNVDALRQSGSDALIDRTKEDLRMKNQATGAPEKRRHEIIDQESNIGSDELHLELAGSSDEDIAWPDGNNAKETSKLCRSTYDSDIEFSELGSELKEKRQRRSALNVSPEIPEISNQRTASLPRIINEASISGGSGTLNVRPRESASDVSVSVTSKHEEGNRTKSPSRNQHERDILEENKGSSHKLYPPLSIDISDDIDQESEVIEGTRRKGTSKLGKPSFRSAIDDSESDDLQSTPSRPSKKLRTSIRQLTVVTPRDSDLEPVLSTPKRQSKSLSKSQKLLSSRVISEDEAEEVQTTSKTPSRSLSKSQKLLSSRVISEAEVEDVQATPKRQSKSLSKSQKWLSSRVVSEDEPGDVQETTKRQTRSLSKSQKLLSSRVISEDEVEEVQATPKRQSKSLSKSQKRLSSRVVSEDEPEDVQETTKRQTRSLSKSQKLLSSRVISEDEVEEVQATLKRQSGGLSKSQKLLSSRVISEDEAEEVQTTPKRQSRSLSKSQKLLSSRVVSEDEPEEVQATSKRQSGGLSKSQKLLSSRVISEDEVEEVQATSKRQSGRLSKSQKLLSSRVISEAEVEDVQATPKRQSRSLSKSQKLLSSRVISEDEPEEVQTTPERQRRSSSRSQKWLSMRVVSESETEDVQATSKTPSRSLSKSQKLLSSRVISEDEAEEVQTTPKTPSRSLSKSQKLLSSRVISEDEAEEVQTTSERQRRSSSRSQKWLSTRVTSEDEAEEIQRPRKTRESEIVNKAQKRSILNAITESEAEHPKTPERRSKVLSKSRNDTSSAANQIEPCEVDGGAKRQSKSISRVERQLTVSIVNISETKEVESSQQKHSRNFMSREPTVLPTRGDSQLTVPITGESNMHRVQEEEEEEEGGIDAGVESFSATRRSEQRIAFNPNVTKDREDEDLLNVSSKNVKEAKEVSRNDARQNVGENRSVTSGKAKGSVGSTRMSTKRGKDSLRGQRNIEDFLNVRKAVPASQVFDDTQKAEKFKRKLEEIKKRIMDDMTPSGNSNESKLPLQQKKPSNLMKTAKATQKRRPAKPIHKAFLVNGQVYKVPRLPRPQHWVTDRLYKYLWKRLEPKHTLQTRVISEKFVRQLSNVMRFIVKQKSYTSYRAELYALMKEMARLGIIRTRHEFYTFCHEFFPYELRVKVIPMLLPGNKRNIPYDMNKLHEPLLRS; translated from the exons ATGGCTAGACGCAAAAGTTTAAATAGACGTTTATCGAGATACAGCAGAAACAGTACTGGTTCTGCTTTTCTGGATCCCGATACAGAAAATTTGGGCGATG AACAACCATATTGGTGGAAGAATCTGGAGAACAATACTGTAATGCGACCGTCTATGTCTTCCAATACACCAAATCAAACAAGTCCTATCTTGGATCCTAATTCGCGAATCGATTCAGGCAAGCCACAAGATGGATGGTGGAAAGTATTGGAAACGACAGATATTGCGGATGATGCCAAGCTGACAATGCCTACTACGAAACCAG ATGCCGATAATAATATAGTCACAACGTCGGAGTCCGACGAAGAACCTAGAATTATAAAAAGGAAAGTTACCTTGCGCTCAGCGGCAAGGAAATTACGGAGTGATCCTTTCATGAATATTGTGGAGTCTGAAATGTCAGACAAAAAAAGTACAGACGAAAGTCCTACGAATAAATCTGGGTCCATCAATAAGGGTACTACCAGGTCTAGGCGGGTAAACAAGATTCCAGAAAGTAGTTCAGATCAAAGCCATAGCACGGATGTCATTTTGAAATCAAAGCCTACACTTTTTAAAAGAAAGCACAAGGACCGGCAGCGAAATGTATTTGACGATGTATTAAAAGAAAATGAGCTGCTGACTCCGAAAAAGAGAAAATCCTTAATACTATCGCCGCATAGTAAGACTGGAACGTTGatggaaaataaaataactaaatcCCCAATTGTGAAACAAGGAAGGGCGGGTCAACTTGCATTATCCTTCGAGAATGACCACGATCTTTCGCGTCTTCCCAACCCAGAAGCGCAGAGTACGTTACTTGAAAGTTCTTCGTCTATGCACGGTAGTAACAAGGATACTAATAATAGCGAGATGGAAGCTCGCGTACTGAAACCAAAATCGACATTTCTAAAACGCCTTAAGAGAGGCGGGGATAAAAATGTGTTTGCCGATATATTTGCGGAGGAAGAAACTCATAACGACGTAGAAATAAGTAAGGGGAAAGAGAAGGGTACCGATGCGAATGCTGAAGCTTCGAAAAACAATTCGGTGGGACAGGAGGGTGGTTCGTTTCGAGGCCCGCAATCAACACCAAGTAATGTCGTAAATGAGATTAGGACCGGTGACGCGAAAGCAACAAAGGGGTCAAGATCAACCGAGACTATTACTTCACCGGCGCAGGATCCTAGAGGATCTATTGAACCAAATGCGTCAGCTCCGGCATCTATTGCGTCAAGCGATACCTCCGACAAGAGTCAAGAtcataatacttttttaaaaccGAGATCAACGTTCCTAACGAAATCGCGTAAACGTTCAGGGAGGAATATCTTTCAAGAGATCCTCGAGGAAGATGACAACGTCGATGCGCTTAGGCAATCTGGATCCGACGCTCTTATTGATCGCACGAAAGAAGATCTTAGGATGAAGAATCAAGCTACAGGAGCACCTGAAAAAAGAAGACATGAAATTATTGACCAAGAGAGCAACATTGGTTCGGATGAGTTACATCTAGAACTAGCAGGTTCCTCAGATGAAGATATTGCTTGGCCAGATGGAAATAATGCCAAGGAAACATCGAAATTGTGCAGGAGTACCTATGACAGTGACATAGAATTTTCTGAACTGGGTTCAGAACTGAAGGAAAAGCGACAACGTCGTTCGGCTTTAAACGTTTCCCCAGAGATCCCAGAAATATCGAATCAAAGAACTGCTAGTCTACCACGGATCATTAACGAAGCAAGTATAAGTGGAGGAAGCGGAACGTTGAACGTAAGGCCTCGAGAATCTGCGAGTGACGTCAGTGTGTCTGTTACATCGAAACACGAAGAAGGTAATCGTACTAAATCACCTTCGCGTAACCAACATGAACGCGATATATTAGAGGAGAACAAAGGGTCATCTCATAAGCTGTACCCGCCATTATCTATCGACATATCGGATGATATTGACCAGGAATCTGAAGTTATTGAAGGAACACGAAGGAAAGGTACAAGTAAATTGGGGAAACCATCATTTCGGTCTGCCATAGATGACTCTGAGTCGGACGACCTGCAGAGCACACCGAGCAGGCCCAGTAAGAAGTTAAGAACATCGATAAGACAGTTAACCGTAGTTACTCCCAGAGACTCTGATCTAGAACCGGTTCTTAGCACTCCGAAAAGGCAAAGCAAAAGTTTAAGTAAGTCGCAAAAGTTGTTAAGTTCGCGCGTTATCAGCGAGGATGAAGCGGAAGAGGTTCAAACAACTTCGAAAACGCCAAGTAGAAGTTTAAGTAAGTCGCAAAAGTTGTTAAGCTCGCGCGTTATCAGCGAGGCTGAAGTAGAAGATGTTCAAGCAACTCCGAAAAGGCAAAGCAAAAGTTTAAGTAAGTCGCAGAAATGGTTAAGCTCGCGCGTTGTCAGCGAGGATGAACCGGGAGATGTACAAGAAACAACAAAAAGACAAACTAGAAGTTTAAGTAAGTCGCAGAAGTTGTTAAGCTCGCGCGTTATCAGCGaggatgaagtggaagaggttcAAGCAACTCCGAAAAGGCAAAGCAAAAGTTTAAGTAAGTCGCAGAAACGGTTAAGCTCGCGCGTTGTCAGCGAGGATGAACCGGAAGATGTACAAGAAACAACAAAAAGACAAACTAGAAGTTTAAGTAAGTCGCAGAAGTTGTTAAGCTCGCGCGTTATCAGCGaggatgaagtggaagaggttcAAGCAACATTGAAAAGGCAAAGTGGAGGTTTAAGTAAGTCGCAAAAGTTGTTAAGCTCGCGCGTTATCAGCGAGGATGAAGCGGAAGAGGTTCAAACAACTCCGAAAAGGCAAAGCAGAAGTTTAAGTAAGTCGCAGAAGTTGTTAAGCTCGCGCGTTGTCAGCGAGGATGAACCGGAAGAGGTTCAAGCAACATCGAAAAGGCAAAGCGGAGGTTTAAGTAAGTCGCAAAAGTTGTTAAGCTCGCGCGTTATCAGCGaggatgaagtggaagaggttcAAGCAACATCGAAAAGGCAAAGTGGACGTTTAAGTAAGTCGCAAAAGTTGTTAAGCTCGCGCGTTATCAGCGAGGCTGAAGTAGAAGATGTTCAAGCAACTCCGAAAAGGCAAAGCAGAAGTTTAAGTAAGTCGCAGAAGTTGTTAAGCTCGCGCGTTATAAGCGAGGATGAACCGGAAGAGGTTCAAACAACTCCGGAAAGGCAACGTAGAAGTTCGAGTAGGTCGCAGAAATGGTTAAGCATGCGCGTTGTGAGCGAGTCTGAAACGGAAGAT GTTCAAGCAACTTCGAAAACGCCAAGTAGAAGTTTAAGTAAGTCGCAAAAGTTGTTAAGCTCGCGCGTTATCAGCGAGGATGAAGCGGAAGAGGTTCAAACAACTCCGAAAACGCCAAGTAGAAGTTTAAGTAAGTCGCAGAAGTTGTTAAGCTCGCGTGTTATAAGCGAGGATGAAGCGGAAGAGGTTCAAACAACTTCGGAAAGGCAACGTAGAAGTTCGAGTAGGTCGCAGAAATGGTTAAGCACGCGCGTTACGAGCGAGGATGAAGCGGAAGAGATTCAGCGGCCTCGGAAAACAAGGGAAAGTGAGATTGTTAATAAAGCGCAAAAGCGGTCAATTTTGAATGCTATAACAGAGTCTGAGGCAGAACATCCTAAGACTCCGGAAAGACGGAGCAAAGTTTTAAGTAAGTCACGAAATGATACTTCCTCTGCTGCGAACCAGATAGAACCGTGTGAAGTTGACGGCGGGGCAAAGAGGCAGAGCAAAAGTATCAGTAGGGTGGAAAGACAATTAACTGTGAGCATTGTGAACATATCTGAGACAAAAGAAGTTGAAAGTAGTCAGCAGAAGCACAGTAGGAACTTTATGTCACGAGAACCAACTGTTTTACCTACCCGCGGCGATTCTCAATTGACTGTACCGATCACAGGCGAATCTAATATGCACAGAgttcaagaagaagaagaagaagaagaaggaggtaTAGATGCAGGAGTCGAGAGCTTTAGTGCTACGCGCAGATCAGAGCAGCGTATCGCATTTAATCCAAATGTTACTAAAGACAGAGAAGATGAGGATCTTTTGAACGTAAGTAGCAAGAATGTAAAGGAAGCGAAAGAGGTTTCGCGGAACGACGCGAGGCAAAACGTAGGAGAGAATCGCAGCGTTACGTCGGGTAAAGCTAAAGGTTCAGTGGGATCTACAAGGATGTCTACGAAGCGGGGTAAAGACTCATTGAGGGGTCAAAGGAATATCGAGGACTTTCTGAACGTGCGCAAGGCTGTCCCGGCGTCGCAAGTATTCGACGACACACAGAAAGCGGAGAAATTTAAGAGGAAGCTGGAGGAGATAAAGAAACGGATAATGGATGATATGACGCCCAGCGGGAACAGCAACGAAAGCAAGTTGCCCCTGCAGCAGAAGAAGCCGAGCAACTTAATGAAAACTGCGAAAGCAACGCAGAAGCGACGTCCTGCGAAACCGATTCACAAAGCGTTCTTAGTAAATGGACAGGTGTACAAGGTTCCCCGTCTTCCTCGTCCGCAGCATTGGGTCACGGACCGTCTCTATAAGTATCTGTGGAAGCGGTTGGAACCGAAGCACACACTACAGACCAGAGTGATCTCTGAAAAGTTTGTTCGCCAGTTGTCGAATGTAATGAGATTTATTGTCAAGCAGAAATCTTACACAAGTTACAGGGCCGAGCTGTACGCGCTGATGAAGGAAATGGCGCGGCTAGGTATTATTCGTACAAGACATGAATTTTACACTTTTTGCCATGAATTCTTCCCGTACGAGCTTCGCGTGAAGGTGATACCAATGCTGTTGCCGGGGAATAAGAGAAACATCCCTTATGATATGAATAAGTTACACGAACCCCTTCTTCGCTCGTAA